A window of Parasynechococcus marenigrum WH 8102 contains these coding sequences:
- a CDS encoding PAP/fibrillin family protein, whose protein sequence is MTNEQDALVSLLQRNPNDKSIAGRIASLEEAQPADLNRDAPLLDGVWDLRWSSSSQPWLRQAPWLENLQALDLKQNKGCNLLRLRGPLGTLGAISVQATLNVINSKRVEVKFCKGGWLGPTLPGLGPIKLLRNVQQSFPAWLDITVLNQQLRIYRGNAGTTFALLKLDTVEIKDLIDQGND, encoded by the coding sequence ATGACAAACGAACAGGACGCGTTGGTTTCACTATTGCAGAGAAACCCCAATGACAAAAGCATCGCTGGGCGCATTGCGTCGCTTGAAGAGGCACAACCCGCTGACTTGAATCGTGATGCACCCCTTCTAGACGGTGTGTGGGATTTGCGTTGGAGCAGTTCAAGCCAGCCCTGGCTTCGTCAAGCACCTTGGCTGGAGAATCTTCAGGCACTGGACCTCAAGCAGAACAAAGGTTGCAACCTGCTGCGCTTGCGTGGACCGCTCGGAACACTTGGAGCCATCAGCGTCCAAGCAACTCTGAACGTGATTAACTCAAAGCGGGTTGAGGTGAAATTCTGCAAGGGAGGCTGGCTTGGACCAACGCTGCCTGGTCTTGGTCCAATCAAGTTGTTGCGTAACGTTCAACAAAGCTTTCCTGCCTGGCTTGACATCACAGTATTGAATCAACAACTACGCATCTATCGAGGCAACGCGGGAACAACATTTGCGTTGCTGAAGCTCGATACGGTCGAGATCAAGGATCTGATTGATCAGGGCAATGATTAG
- a CDS encoding prohibitin family protein, protein MRSYQNSENVSKLVIAVSSIFFGGIAVLSSLFVVPAGEVGVVTTLGKVSDEPRQPGLNLKIPFLQSTHSFSVRTQVIPEKFSTLTKDLQVIEATATVKYAVKPSEAPRIYSTIATDDSAIYARVIQPSLLKSLKSVFSKYELDTIATDWNNISSLVQESVSQELSKFDYVVVRGLDITGLQIAEEYRAAIEQKQIAQQQLLRAKTEVQIAEQEAIKFETLSRSLNNSVLYKLFLDKWDGQTQVVPSFAGASTPPVIVGRN, encoded by the coding sequence ATGCGCTCTTATCAAAACTCTGAGAACGTTTCGAAACTAGTTATTGCTGTGTCGTCAATATTCTTTGGGGGGATCGCGGTTCTGTCCAGCTTGTTTGTCGTCCCTGCGGGTGAGGTGGGCGTTGTGACGACGCTTGGCAAGGTTTCGGATGAGCCAAGGCAGCCAGGGCTGAACCTCAAGATTCCATTCCTGCAGAGCACGCATTCCTTCAGCGTGAGAACGCAGGTCATTCCAGAAAAATTCTCGACGCTGACGAAGGATCTCCAGGTGATCGAGGCAACGGCAACAGTTAAATATGCCGTCAAGCCATCTGAGGCTCCCAGGATATACAGCACAATCGCTACTGACGACTCTGCGATCTACGCAAGGGTGATCCAGCCATCGCTGCTGAAATCACTGAAGTCAGTCTTCTCAAAGTATGAGCTCGATACGATCGCGACAGATTGGAACAACATCTCTTCGCTCGTGCAGGAAAGCGTCTCGCAGGAGCTCAGTAAATTTGATTACGTCGTTGTAAGAGGTCTTGATATCACTGGGCTGCAGATCGCAGAAGAGTACAGGGCTGCCATTGAACAGAAGCAAATTGCGCAACAGCAGCTCTTGCGAGCAAAAACAGAAGTTCAGATTGCCGAACAAGAAGCCATTAAATTTGAAACATTGAGTCGATCCCTCAATAACAGCGTTCTGTACAAGCTGTTTCTTGATAAATGGGATGGGCAAACACAAGTTGTTCCATCCTTCGCTGGCGCATCGACTCCTCCAGTTATCGTGGGAAGGAATTGA
- a CDS encoding PfkB family carbohydrate kinase gives MPLSSTSALPPLRLAVVGHVEWVEFLAVDQLPIPGGIGHALRTLQEPAGGGAVAAVQMARLQRQPVQFFTALGRDSVGEACVKRLEDLGLEVHVAWREAPTRRGVSLVDGEGDRAITVIGERLTPSLDDNLPWETLGEFDGLFVTAADEPLFKACRSAAVLAATPRVRLPVLQEARVSLDALIGSGLDPGERVEPEQLNPAPHTLIRTEGAAGGLSLPGGRYDPAPLPGRLVESYGCGDCFAAGVVTGLAARWSLANAIDLGAQCGAACATRFGPYE, from the coding sequence CTGCCGTTGTCTTCCACTTCAGCCCTGCCGCCCCTGCGCTTGGCCGTCGTCGGGCATGTTGAGTGGGTTGAATTTCTGGCGGTGGATCAGTTGCCCATTCCCGGGGGCATTGGACACGCCCTGCGGACCCTGCAGGAACCAGCCGGTGGTGGTGCCGTTGCTGCTGTGCAGATGGCACGGTTGCAGCGGCAACCCGTCCAGTTCTTTACGGCCTTAGGCCGCGATTCGGTCGGGGAAGCCTGCGTCAAGCGGCTCGAAGATCTGGGCCTTGAGGTTCATGTCGCCTGGAGGGAAGCGCCAACTCGGCGGGGCGTGAGCTTGGTCGATGGTGAGGGGGATCGGGCGATCACCGTGATAGGCGAGCGGCTGACCCCATCACTGGACGACAACCTTCCCTGGGAGACCCTCGGCGAGTTCGACGGCCTCTTTGTCACGGCAGCGGATGAACCTCTGTTTAAAGCCTGCCGCTCTGCTGCAGTCCTGGCGGCGACTCCGCGGGTTCGTTTGCCTGTGCTTCAGGAAGCCAGAGTTTCCCTCGACGCCCTTATTGGTAGTGGCCTTGATCCAGGTGAGCGGGTAGAGCCAGAGCAGTTAAACCCTGCTCCACACACACTGATTCGCACGGAAGGTGCCGCTGGAGGACTCAGTCTTCCGGGCGGTCGTTATGACCCAGCACCCCTACCCGGGCGATTGGTCGAAAGCTATGGATGTGGTGACTGCTTTGCCGCGGGAGTGGTCACAGGTCTTGCTGCGCGATGGTCCTTGGCGAACGCCATCGACTTAGGTGCCCAATGTGGTGCCGCCTGTGCGACGCGATTTGGACCCTACGAATAG
- a CDS encoding ParA family protein, which yields MFITVFGQKGGVAKTCSSIHIAACWSYQQKRVVLVDSDCNRSATAYGARELLPFPVVPIEAAAKATRLAEIVITDGQASSNEDEIKNLVEGADFILLPTTTQSRSIELTVEMSQMLRKYRVPFAALLVKVDARKEAAAEQAMELLQAFDIKVLDSQIPLLSAFEQAETEGVTVDQAVDKRGRANPRRMTGWSAYCAACKEIEDLFEEHQKLRKNQSPIGWDFTRMEHRVAG from the coding sequence ATGTTCATCACCGTTTTTGGCCAAAAAGGTGGTGTCGCCAAAACTTGTAGCAGTATTCACATTGCAGCATGCTGGAGCTATCAGCAAAAACGGGTAGTCCTGGTTGACTCCGACTGCAACCGATCAGCAACTGCATATGGCGCCAGAGAACTCTTGCCCTTTCCGGTCGTGCCAATTGAAGCGGCAGCTAAAGCCACTCGATTAGCCGAAATTGTCATAACCGACGGACAGGCAAGCAGCAACGAAGATGAAATTAAAAATTTGGTCGAGGGAGCCGATTTTATTCTGCTTCCCACCACTACGCAAAGCAGATCAATCGAATTGACAGTTGAGATGTCACAGATGTTGAGAAAATATAGGGTTCCCTTTGCTGCACTACTTGTAAAAGTGGATGCACGCAAAGAAGCTGCAGCTGAACAAGCCATGGAATTACTTCAGGCATTCGACATCAAAGTTTTAGACTCACAAATCCCACTTCTAAGCGCTTTTGAACAAGCAGAAACGGAAGGAGTCACTGTTGATCAAGCGGTTGACAAGCGTGGTCGTGCAAATCCACGCAGGATGACCGGATGGTCGGCATACTGCGCTGCCTGCAAGGAAATTGAAGATCTATTCGAAGAGCACCAAAAACTGAGGAAGAATCAATCGCCAATCGGATGGGACTTCACACGGATGGAACATCGTGTAGCCGGGTAA
- a CDS encoding extracellular catalytic domain type 1 short-chain-length polyhydroxyalkanoate depolymerase: MKPENFTSEKIPASLDEVSLNYFAHDGNKREYLTYIPSGYSHTIEAPVILNFHGFGGTASGQLALSDWRDLAEKHGIILIYPQGLELQKGGSHWNPDPVSSDSKSISDDLGFVRRLLKRISKNYSIDKSRVYATGYSNGAGMAYGLAHHMPDLIAGIAPVSGLMNDEYLSTTSGGSPVGLISFNGEEDWVRPVNGINGYLASVADISSHWARENSSTQSIAEQFAQANGDRIERTSYSRDDGLTTVEQYLVDRGGHEWFDLDIEGKDLNQLAWQFLSRLRKQDEGILTARKKSLELRLPDVFTRGLADKVINFNALTDAIDIDINSFGINRSATFETGKNKKEVKKVLAKQDFDFLYDQKKGGLYFNENGADKGFGEGGIIAILKGAPDLTSSNLEFI, encoded by the coding sequence ATGAAGCCAGAAAACTTCACTTCAGAAAAGATTCCCGCTTCTCTCGATGAAGTGTCTTTGAATTATTTCGCTCACGATGGTAATAAAAGAGAGTATTTAACATACATTCCATCAGGCTACTCGCACACAATTGAAGCTCCTGTCATTCTTAATTTTCATGGATTCGGGGGCACTGCCTCTGGGCAACTTGCTTTATCGGACTGGAGAGACCTAGCAGAAAAGCATGGCATTATTTTAATCTATCCTCAAGGGCTTGAACTGCAGAAAGGCGGAAGTCATTGGAATCCCGATCCTGTGTCAAGTGACAGCAAAAGCATAAGTGACGACTTGGGATTTGTAAGACGATTGCTAAAGAGAATCTCAAAGAATTATTCAATCGACAAATCACGTGTGTATGCAACTGGCTATTCCAACGGAGCAGGGATGGCATACGGGCTGGCACATCATATGCCCGACCTAATAGCAGGAATTGCTCCCGTATCAGGGTTGATGAATGACGAATATCTTTCAACTACTTCTGGCGGTTCACCTGTTGGTCTTATAAGTTTTAATGGCGAAGAAGATTGGGTACGCCCAGTCAATGGCATTAATGGATACTTGGCGTCTGTTGCTGACATATCAAGCCATTGGGCTAGGGAAAATAGTTCAACGCAAAGTATAGCCGAGCAATTCGCACAAGCCAATGGTGATCGCATTGAACGCACCTCCTACTCTCGAGATGATGGATTGACTACCGTTGAACAATACTTAGTAGACAGGGGTGGCCATGAGTGGTTTGATCTTGATATCGAAGGCAAAGATCTAAATCAACTTGCGTGGCAGTTTCTTTCGAGACTAAGGAAACAAGATGAAGGCATCTTAACGGCGCGCAAGAAATCTCTTGAACTCCGATTGCCAGATGTTTTTACGCGAGGGTTGGCAGACAAGGTTATCAATTTCAATGCATTAACAGATGCAATAGATATTGATATCAATAGCTTCGGCATTAACAGATCAGCAACGTTCGAAACTGGCAAAAACAAGAAGGAAGTCAAGAAAGTTCTTGCCAAGCAAGACTTCGACTTCCTCTACGACCAGAAGAAGGGTGGGCTTTACTTCAACGAAAATGGGGCAGACAAAGGCTTTGGGGAAGGCGGCATCATTGCCATCCTTAAAGGCGCACCTGATCTAACGTCTAGCAATCTAGAGTTTATCTAA
- a CDS encoding DUF3303 domain-containing protein: protein MQMYLADCIFPDIEGQLAAYKSFCELWDSGEMAKLDNFDGFQMLFRVHAPGAGRVTILFKAESDAQIFEAFAPWRAQFGIEMDFTPVIGCQDVVDYHKKLFAKMS, encoded by the coding sequence ATGCAGATGTATCTCGCTGATTGCATTTTCCCTGATATTGAAGGTCAACTGGCTGCTTACAAAAGCTTCTGTGAGCTTTGGGATTCAGGCGAAATGGCCAAGCTCGACAACTTTGATGGTTTTCAAATGTTGTTCCGTGTGCACGCTCCAGGTGCAGGCCGAGTAACCATTCTTTTTAAGGCGGAGAGTGATGCTCAGATCTTTGAAGCCTTCGCGCCATGGCGTGCGCAGTTCGGTATTGAGATGGACTTCACTCCTGTAATCGGGTGTCAGGATGTGGTCGATTACCACAAAAAGCTTTTCGCGAAGATGTCCTGA